The segment GGGAGTGAAGCCGGGAGTGCTCCTTCGGTCGGGCTCCGCCCTCCCTGCGGAGCACGCCCGCTCGTTGCCCATCGACCCCCTTGGAGATATGCTTAGCCCTACATAAAGAAGACTGCCCGTGTAAACCATGTATGCGGTTTATTGTGTAAACCATGAATGGATTGCACAGAGACAAGGGCTCCGCCCGCAGTCGAACCGGTGGGGGGACGGAATCGGCGAGATTGCCACCCAGGAGATCCAGCCCGTCGTCGAGCCGGAGGGGGACAATGCGGCGTTCCGAAACCCAACAAATGCTGGTAACATGGGCGCCTTTGCGTCGATTCTTCAGCTTAACCAGGGGAATAACATGTCCCACCAGATACCGTCGGAAGACGCACCCGGCCCGACCCGGCCCGCGCGCCTGAACCCGGCTCTCCAGGAGTCGCTGAAGCGCTACTGGCGCACCAACCTGAAGATCATGATGATGTTGCTGGCCGTCTGGGCGGTCGCCGGCCTGGGTTGCGGGGTCCTCTTCGCCGATGCTCTCAACGCCTACAGCCTGGGGGGCTATCCCTTGGGTTTCTGGTTTGCCCAGCAGGGATCCATCATCGTCTTCGTGCTCCTGATACTGATCTATTCGCTGCTGCTCAACCGGCTTGACGCCAGGCACCACGCCGAGATGGAAAGGCTGAAGCAGGGCGGTGGGGAGGAGCATCCATGACCGTCAGCGGCTGGACCTTCGTTTTTGTGGGATTGAGCTTCGGCTTGTACCTGCTCATCGCCTGGCTCAGTCGGGTGCGGGACACCCAGGGTTTTTACGTGGCAGGGCGGGGGGTTCCGGCGGCGGCCAACGGCATGGCCACCGCGGCCGATTGGATGAGCGCGGCTTCCTTCATCTCCATGGCCGGGCTGATCAGCTTCATGGGATACGCCGGCGGGATGTACCTGATGGGATGGACCGGCGGCTACGTGCTGCTGGCCCTCCTGCTGGCGCCCTATCTCCGCAAGTTCGGCCACTTCACCGTCCCCGATTTCATCGGCGACCGCTACGCCTCCAATACGGCGCGCCTGGTGGCGGTGATCTCGGCGCTGTTCGTCAGCTTCACCTACGTGGCCGGGCAGATGCGCGGGGTGGGCGTGGTCTTTTCCCGCTTCCTGGAAGTGGACATCAACGTGGGCGT is part of the Acidobacteriota bacterium genome and harbors:
- a CDS encoding DUF4212 domain-containing protein, with translation MNPALQESLKRYWRTNLKIMMMLLAVWAVAGLGCGVLFADALNAYSLGGYPLGFWFAQQGSIIVFVLLILIYSLLLNRLDARHHAEMERLKQGGGEEHP